Genomic DNA from Streptomyces venezuelae:
ACTGCTCGGGGCCGATACGCACGGGCCCGAGCCTGTACGAATGGGCCGCCGCGGGGCGGGTCCCGGGGCTCGGGCCCGACGACTATCCGACCCGTGCCTGCTACGGCCGCTATCTGGAGTGGGTCTTCGCGGAGGCGGTGCGGCGGGCCCCCGGCACGGTACGGGTGCGTGTGCACGCGGCGCGCGCGGTGCGCCTCGACGAGACGGCCGACGGCCTCCAGACCCTCGTACTGGACGACGGCATCGAACTGTCCGGGCTCTCCGCGGTCGTCCTCGCGCAGGGCCACCTGCCGACGGCCGCCGGCCCGGAGCAGCGGCGTCTGGCGGCCCATGCGGCCCGGCACGGCCTGCGTCACTTCCCGCCCGCCAACCCCGCCGACCTGGACCTGTCCGTCATCGCCCCCGGCGAGCGGGTCCTGCTGCGCGGCCTCGGCCTCAACTTCTTCGACCACATGGCGCTCCTGACGGAGGCCCGCGGCGGCCGGTACGTACGCACGCCCGACGGGACCCTGCGGTACGAGCCGTCGGGCCGCGAGCCGCGCCTGTACGCGGGATCGCGCCGCGGCGTCCCCTACCAGGCGCGCGGCGACAACGCGAAGGGCCCCTACGGCCGCCACGAGCCGGCCGTCCTCACCGCCGACGCGGTCGCCCGCTTCCGCAAGCGCGCGGACAGCGGTGACGCGCCCGACTTCCTCGCCGAGATATGGCCGCTGATCGCGAAGGAGGTCGAGACGGTCTACTACATGGCGCTGGTCGGGGTGCGGGACTTCCGGGACCGGTTCCTCGCGACCGCGCACGGGAGCCCGGAGGAGCGCCTCGTGCTGGACGAGTTCGGTGTGGGCGGCGCCGACCGCTGGTCCTGGGAGCGGCTCTCCGCACCGCACCCGCCCCTGCCCTTCGCCTCCCCGAGGGAGCACCGCGCGTGGCTGCTCGGGCGGTTGCGCGAGGACGCCGCGCAGGCCGCGCTCGGCAATGTCGCGGGGCCGCTGAAGGCCGCGCTCGACGTGCTCCGCGATCTGCGCAACGAGCTCCGCGGCATCGTCGACCACGGCGGGCTCTCCGGGGCCTCGCGCCGCGACCACCTCGACCGCTGGTACACGCCGCTCAACGCCTTCCTCTCCATCGGCCCGCCGCGCCGCCGGATCGAGGAGATGGCGGCCCTGATCGAGGCGGGGGTCCTGGACGTGCTCGGACCGCGTCTGACGGTGCGGCCCGACGGCGGGTCCTTCTTCGCGCACTCCCCCGACGTGCCGGACTCGGCCGTCCGGGTCACCTCCCTGATCGAGGCACGGCTGCCGGAGCCGGACCTGCGGCGCACCGGCGACGCACTGCTGCGGGACCTCCTCGCGGACGGCAGGTGCCGGACCCATGTGGTCGACGGGTACGAAACCGGAGGCCTGGACGTGACCCCTCGCCCCTACCGCCTGATTGACCGTCAAGGGCGCTCCCACGCCCGCCTGTTCGCGTTCGGCGTGCCCACGGAAGGGGTTCACTGGGTGACCGCGGCCGGTGCGAGACCCGGCGTC
This window encodes:
- a CDS encoding FAD/NAD(P)-binding protein; this translates as MSASASTSVRAPALALVGAGPRGTSVLERLCASADELLASGTHLTVHVVDPDPPGAGRVWRTAQPAELLMNTVASQVTLFTDASVDCSGPIRTGPSLYEWAAAGRVPGLGPDDYPTRACYGRYLEWVFAEAVRRAPGTVRVRVHAARAVRLDETADGLQTLVLDDGIELSGLSAVVLAQGHLPTAAGPEQRRLAAHAARHGLRHFPPANPADLDLSVIAPGERVLLRGLGLNFFDHMALLTEARGGRYVRTPDGTLRYEPSGREPRLYAGSRRGVPYQARGDNAKGPYGRHEPAVLTADAVARFRKRADSGDAPDFLAEIWPLIAKEVETVYYMALVGVRDFRDRFLATAHGSPEERLVLDEFGVGGADRWSWERLSAPHPPLPFASPREHRAWLLGRLREDAAQAALGNVAGPLKAALDVLRDLRNELRGIVDHGGLSGASRRDHLDRWYTPLNAFLSIGPPRRRIEEMAALIEAGVLDVLGPRLTVRPDGGSFFAHSPDVPDSAVRVTSLIEARLPEPDLRRTGDALLRDLLADGRCRTHVVDGYETGGLDVTPRPYRLIDRQGRSHARLFAFGVPTEGVHWVTAAGARPGVDSVTLADADAVARAALRTAVGTAAAPPEPRTEPKRNLRMTEC